A genome region from Aurantiacibacter sp. MUD61 includes the following:
- a CDS encoding aminotransferase class V-fold PLP-dependent enzyme, translating to MSTDTLSRKVDFPGLVTADGAPWHYLDSAATAQKPQAVIDAMARALGEDYATVHRGVYSRSAEMTLGYEEARRKVAALVGANESEVVFTRGATEAINLVAYSYPDKGRVLLSELEHHSNIVPWQLAGWQVDVCPLTDDGQIDLDAAEAMLTHEHRMVSFAHVSNVLGSVLDAKRAADLAHSVGAKLLLDGCQAVPRLPVDVAALDCDFYAFSAHKLYGPTGIGALWGRAELLDAMPPWQGGGAMIDQVGFDRTTYAPAPQRFEAGTPAITEAIAFGAACDYVSAIGLETIHAHEARLVAQTRDALGAMNDVTLYGPDNSAGIVSFLIDGIHPHDLGTILDEENVAIRAGHHCAQPLMEKLGIPATARASFGIYSDEEDVAALIRGIERTKRIFG from the coding sequence TTGAGTACCGACACACTCTCTCGTAAGGTAGATTTTCCGGGTCTCGTCACGGCAGACGGCGCGCCCTGGCACTATCTCGACAGCGCCGCGACCGCGCAGAAGCCGCAAGCGGTGATCGACGCGATGGCGCGTGCGCTGGGTGAGGATTACGCCACCGTCCATCGCGGGGTGTATTCGCGCTCCGCAGAAATGACGCTGGGCTATGAAGAGGCGCGGCGCAAGGTCGCTGCGCTTGTCGGCGCGAATGAGAGCGAAGTCGTGTTCACTCGCGGTGCGACCGAGGCGATCAACCTTGTTGCCTATTCATATCCGGACAAGGGCAGGGTCCTGCTCTCCGAATTGGAACATCATTCGAATATCGTTCCATGGCAATTGGCGGGCTGGCAGGTCGATGTGTGTCCTCTCACCGATGATGGACAAATCGATCTCGATGCTGCCGAAGCCATGCTGACACACGAGCACAGGATGGTGAGTTTCGCGCATGTCTCCAACGTGCTGGGCTCGGTGCTCGATGCAAAGCGCGCGGCTGACTTGGCACATAGCGTCGGCGCGAAGCTGCTGCTCGATGGGTGCCAGGCCGTGCCGCGCCTGCCGGTCGATGTGGCGGCGCTCGATTGCGATTTCTACGCCTTCAGCGCGCACAAACTCTACGGCCCGACCGGGATCGGCGCGCTGTGGGGCAGGGCGGAGCTGCTCGATGCCATGCCGCCCTGGCAAGGCGGCGGCGCGATGATCGACCAAGTCGGTTTCGACCGGACAACTTACGCTCCCGCGCCGCAACGCTTCGAAGCTGGTACGCCGGCGATTACCGAAGCGATCGCTTTCGGCGCAGCTTGCGATTACGTCTCGGCGATCGGTCTCGAAACCATCCACGCACATGAGGCGCGGCTGGTCGCGCAAACGCGTGACGCACTCGGCGCAATGAACGATGTGACGCTTTATGGCCCTGACAATTCGGCGGGAATCGTCAGTTTCCTGATCGATGGTATTCACCCGCACGATTTGGGCACCATATTGGATGAAGAGAATGTGGCGATCCGCGCGGGCCACCACTGCGCCCAGCCACTGATGGAAAAGCTCGGCATTCCCGCCACTGCGCGCGCCAGCTTCGGCATTTATTCGGATGAAGAGGACGTCGCGGCGCTTATTCGCGGCATCGAACGCACCAAAAGGATTTTCGGCTGA
- a CDS encoding SUF system Fe-S cluster assembly protein, protein MDNHDSATSDKKDYIAAPSPTEQVVEKPPRARVEDAPLPDHISEAEVKETAGAKLERKRDYLEGFLAKKPEGVAPGEPGGELHQNVIDALKDIYDPEIPVNIYDLGLIYNVEVSDDSDVVVTMTLTTPHCPVAETMPNEIEMRVMGLPGVRDAEVVVTWDPPWDPSKMSDEARLELGML, encoded by the coding sequence ATGGACAACCACGATTCAGCGACAAGCGACAAGAAAGACTATATCGCAGCACCCTCGCCGACCGAACAGGTCGTCGAGAAGCCGCCCCGCGCCCGCGTGGAGGATGCGCCGTTGCCGGATCACATCTCGGAGGCGGAAGTGAAGGAAACGGCGGGCGCCAAGCTGGAGCGCAAGCGGGATTACCTGGAAGGCTTCCTCGCCAAGAAGCCTGAGGGCGTAGCTCCGGGCGAGCCGGGCGGCGAATTGCACCAGAATGTGATCGATGCGCTGAAGGACATTTATGATCCGGAAATCCCGGTGAATATCTACGACCTCGGCCTGATCTACAATGTGGAAGTCTCCGACGATTCCGATGTGGTCGTCACCATGACGCTCACCACACCGCATTGCCCGGTGGCCGAAACCATGCCGAACGAGATCGAAATGCGCGTGATGGGCCTTCCCGGCGTGCGCGATGCCGAAGTCGTGGTGACATGGGATCCGCCATGGGATCCCTCCAAGATGTCGGACGAAGCCCGACTCGAACTGGGAATGCTGTGA
- a CDS encoding HesB/IscA family protein, whose translation MADTKIREIPAAVKLTPAAEQRVADLMAKAPDDAIGVKLSTPRRGCSGLAYSVDYVTEEAKFDEKIETPGGVFYIDGASVLYLVGSTMDWVEDDFTAGFVFENPNAKGACGCGESFMV comes from the coding sequence ATGGCTGATACCAAGATCCGTGAAATTCCCGCCGCCGTCAAACTGACGCCAGCTGCTGAACAGCGCGTGGCAGATCTTATGGCAAAGGCTCCAGACGATGCGATCGGCGTAAAGCTCTCAACCCCGCGCCGCGGATGTTCCGGTCTCGCTTACTCGGTCGATTACGTCACCGAAGAGGCCAAATTCGACGAGAAAATCGAAACGCCGGGCGGCGTCTTCTATATCGATGGCGCCAGCGTGCTCTATCTGGTGGGCAGCACGATGGACTGGGTGGAAGACGATTTCACCGCCGGCTTCGTGTTCGAAAATCCCAACGCCAAGGGCGCATGCGGCTGCGGTGAAAGCTTTATGGTCTGA
- a CDS encoding EI24 domain-containing protein: MTRLGKSLALGFGQLFDGAVLRILLKSLAVTLVIFVIVAFAGWNLLDWALLSGGLEDDSFAGAGTLRGALSLVLAIIGLWLVWRLVAMTVVQFFADEVVLAVERKHYPEEASMARELSFAEQGRNAARSALRALVFNLIALPIALLLLVTGVGTFVVFWFVNALLLGRELQDMVWLRHQQAQAESPPVGRGERFLLGGAIAGLLAVPFANLLAPVLGAASATHLIHRNRRLQKAP; encoded by the coding sequence ATGACACGGCTCGGAAAATCTTTGGCGCTTGGCTTCGGGCAGCTGTTCGATGGCGCGGTGCTGCGCATCCTCTTGAAAAGCCTTGCCGTGACGCTGGTGATCTTCGTGATTGTTGCTTTTGCCGGCTGGAATCTTCTCGACTGGGCGCTGCTGAGCGGCGGGCTGGAGGATGACAGTTTTGCAGGAGCAGGCACGCTGAGAGGAGCGCTGTCACTCGTTCTCGCCATAATCGGCCTGTGGCTTGTGTGGCGACTGGTGGCGATGACTGTCGTGCAATTCTTCGCCGATGAAGTCGTACTGGCGGTCGAACGCAAACATTACCCCGAAGAAGCCAGCATGGCGCGCGAGCTCAGCTTTGCCGAGCAGGGGCGCAATGCCGCCCGCTCTGCCCTGCGCGCGCTGGTGTTCAATCTGATCGCGCTTCCGATCGCGCTATTGCTGCTGGTCACCGGCGTGGGGACATTCGTTGTCTTCTGGTTCGTCAACGCGCTGCTGCTGGGCCGCGAATTGCAAGACATGGTCTGGCTGAGGCATCAGCAGGCACAAGCCGAGAGCCCGCCGGTCGGCAGAGGCGAGCGCTTCCTCCTGGGTGGAGCAATCGCGGGACTGCTGGCCGTGCCATTCGCCAATCTGCTTGCGCCTGTTTTGGGCGCAGCAAGCGCCACCCACCTTATTCACCGCAACCGCCGTTTGCAGAAAGCCCCCTGA
- a CDS encoding SufD family Fe-S cluster assembly protein, producing MSDTATLPLPTNRDEDWRYSDGAWLAAAQADVVHAWREIEIPAGETRCEVLATGEDAVERLRVTVGKGARFEAFAILDKDSYRRTEVEVTLHDGAHFEFGGVTIGGGEATQEFVTRTIHAEPNGTSNQTVRAVHWGTATGNFLGRIEVVRDAQKTDAAQNFRAILLEKGATANTKPELEIFADDVQCEHGAAIGQMDEMAGYYMASRGIPPKVARKLLVQAFIGDAFLELADDELREQMMEQALAKLDEATL from the coding sequence ATGAGTGACACAGCAACCCTTCCTTTGCCCACCAATCGCGATGAAGACTGGCGCTACTCCGATGGCGCATGGCTCGCCGCCGCGCAGGCCGATGTCGTGCATGCATGGCGGGAGATCGAAATTCCCGCGGGCGAAACGCGGTGCGAGGTACTCGCTACCGGTGAGGACGCCGTCGAACGGCTCCGCGTGACCGTGGGCAAGGGCGCTCGTTTCGAGGCTTTCGCCATTCTCGACAAGGACAGCTATCGCCGCACCGAAGTCGAAGTGACGCTGCACGATGGCGCGCATTTCGAATTTGGCGGCGTCACGATTGGCGGCGGCGAGGCGACACAGGAATTCGTTACCCGCACAATCCATGCAGAGCCCAATGGCACGTCGAACCAGACGGTCCGCGCGGTCCATTGGGGCACGGCAACGGGCAATTTCCTCGGCCGGATCGAAGTCGTGCGCGATGCGCAGAAGACCGATGCGGCGCAGAATTTCCGTGCCATCCTGCTGGAAAAGGGTGCGACGGCGAACACCAAGCCGGAACTCGAGATCTTTGCCGACGATGTGCAGTGCGAACACGGTGCCGCCATCGGCCAGATGGATGAAATGGCGGGCTATTACATGGCCAGCCGCGGAATTCCGCCGAAGGTCGCGCGCAAGCTGCTGGTGCAGGCCTTTATCGGCGATGCCTTTTTGGAACTGGCTGATGACGAACTGCGCGAGCAGATGATGGAACAGGCCCTCGCCAAGCTGGACGAGGCTACGCTTTGA
- a CDS encoding DUF559 domain-containing protein, translating into MSERKTLKVRDTAEAPELKKKGRGWEISEKRLDALHDRAREMKRHASPAHKALAERFAKADLGKYTFKRFAVVGSAIVDFNCHILGMAIVIDEEGDDEKLNRRRDKSLESVGIKVMHLKADDILENMDDVLKRITAGMRLRIADKAEARREHFAQRKGDRR; encoded by the coding sequence GTGTCTGAACGCAAAACCCTCAAGGTCCGCGACACCGCCGAAGCGCCCGAGCTCAAGAAGAAGGGCCGCGGCTGGGAAATCAGCGAGAAGCGGCTCGATGCGCTGCATGATCGTGCGCGCGAGATGAAACGGCATGCGAGCCCTGCGCACAAGGCTCTGGCGGAGCGTTTTGCCAAGGCTGACCTTGGCAAATACACTTTCAAGCGCTTTGCCGTGGTCGGCAGCGCGATTGTCGACTTCAATTGCCACATCCTCGGGATGGCCATCGTAATCGATGAGGAAGGCGATGACGAGAAGCTCAATCGCCGCCGCGACAAGAGCCTCGAAAGCGTCGGCATCAAGGTGATGCACCTCAAGGCCGACGATATTCTCGAGAACATGGATGATGTGCTGAAGCGGATCACCGCCGGGATGCGCCTGCGCATTGCCGACAAGGCCGAAGCACGGCGTGAGCATTTCGCCCAGCGCAAGGGTGATCGCCGATGA
- the sufC gene encoding Fe-S cluster assembly ATPase SufC, whose protein sequence is MLKIENLSAEIDGKQILNGLTLTVEAGEIHAIMGPNGAGKSTLAYVLGGRPGYEVTGGSVTFNGEDLLDMDPHERAAAGMFLGFQYPVEIPGVSNVQFLREALNSQRKARGEEPLSGGEFLKLAKEKAGLLKLDMDMLKRNVNVGFSGGEKKRNEMVQMGILDPQFAVLDETDSGLDIDALRVVGEGINTIMRDPAKGVLLITHYQRLLDVVQPDKVSILARGRIVETGGPELAHRLEEEGYDAVMAESA, encoded by the coding sequence ATGCTGAAAATTGAAAACCTCTCCGCCGAGATCGACGGCAAGCAAATCCTGAACGGCCTGACCCTCACGGTCGAGGCAGGCGAAATCCATGCGATCATGGGCCCCAATGGCGCGGGCAAGTCAACGCTTGCCTATGTGTTGGGTGGTCGCCCGGGTTACGAAGTGACCGGCGGTTCGGTGACGTTCAATGGCGAGGACCTGCTCGACATGGACCCGCATGAGCGGGCCGCTGCGGGCATGTTCCTCGGCTTCCAGTACCCGGTCGAAATCCCCGGCGTTTCCAATGTCCAGTTCCTGCGCGAAGCGCTCAATTCCCAGCGCAAGGCGCGCGGGGAAGAGCCGCTGTCCGGCGGGGAATTCCTGAAGCTTGCCAAGGAAAAGGCCGGTTTGCTGAAGCTCGACATGGATATGCTCAAGCGCAATGTGAATGTCGGCTTCTCCGGCGGCGAGAAGAAGCGCAACGAGATGGTCCAGATGGGCATTCTCGATCCGCAGTTCGCCGTGCTGGATGAGACCGATAGCGGCCTCGATATCGATGCTTTGCGCGTTGTGGGTGAGGGCATCAACACCATCATGCGCGATCCCGCCAAGGGCGTGTTGCTTATCACGCACTACCAGCGCCTGCTCGATGTGGTGCAGCCGGACAAGGTGAGTATCCTTGCCAGGGGTCGTATCGTCGAGACCGGCGGGCCGGAACTCGCGCACCGCCTTGAAGAAGAAGGCTATGATGCCGTGATGGCGGAGAGCGCCTGA
- a CDS encoding LysR substrate-binding domain-containing protein, giving the protein MRNLPPLSAIRGFEAAARHKNFTRAGEELGLTQAAVSYQIKNLEQRVGMPLFVREGRTMELTAAGEALAPQIAHAFTVMQNAFDDLGGNDDAVLSIACFQSFAAKVLAPRLGKFQLANPQIALRLEVSNSFVDLEAGECDVAIRLSHSVPKGLEQHPLMQHEIAAFATPDFIAANPQFAGDDPALPDDDRISPGSSWWDLWDAARCDDRKDKAATGTKRGLQFDSQVLDAAAAASGNGVALLSPELFHAEIENGALIQVGSRVLKPDAQYRLIYPEVRRNSEKVRAFRIWLLREFADAFGESPGSG; this is encoded by the coding sequence ATGCGAAACCTGCCTCCACTCTCGGCTATCCGGGGGTTTGAAGCCGCAGCCCGGCACAAGAATTTTACCCGCGCCGGGGAGGAGCTCGGCCTCACGCAGGCGGCTGTAAGCTACCAGATCAAGAATCTGGAACAGCGGGTCGGCATGCCATTGTTTGTCCGAGAGGGGCGGACCATGGAGTTGACCGCAGCTGGCGAAGCACTCGCGCCGCAGATCGCGCACGCCTTTACGGTTATGCAAAACGCTTTTGACGATCTGGGCGGCAATGACGACGCGGTCCTGTCGATCGCGTGCTTCCAGTCCTTTGCAGCAAAAGTCCTGGCGCCCCGTCTGGGCAAGTTTCAACTCGCCAACCCGCAGATCGCTCTGCGCCTGGAAGTCAGCAACAGTTTTGTCGATCTTGAAGCAGGCGAGTGCGATGTGGCTATCCGCCTCTCCCATAGCGTGCCCAAAGGTCTGGAACAGCACCCGTTGATGCAGCACGAGATTGCGGCGTTCGCGACGCCGGATTTCATCGCGGCAAATCCTCAATTCGCTGGCGACGATCCGGCCCTGCCAGACGATGACCGGATTTCGCCCGGTAGCAGCTGGTGGGATTTGTGGGATGCAGCGCGCTGCGATGATCGGAAAGACAAGGCCGCGACCGGTACGAAGCGAGGCCTGCAATTCGATTCACAAGTGCTTGATGCAGCGGCGGCGGCGAGCGGGAACGGCGTCGCTCTATTGTCGCCGGAACTCTTCCATGCAGAGATCGAGAACGGCGCACTCATTCAGGTGGGCAGCCGTGTGCTGAAACCCGATGCGCAATATCGGCTGATTTACCCCGAAGTCAGGCGCAACTCCGAGAAGGTGCGCGCTTTCCGCATCTGGCTGCTCCGGGAATTTGCCGACGCTTTTGGCGAGAGTCCCGGCTCAGGATAG
- the purD gene encoding phosphoribosylamine--glycine ligase: MNILVLGSGGREHALCWKLAQSAAVAEQGGTLYVSPGNPGMAECAELVSLDAGDHDAVIGFAKEHDIGLVVIGPEAPLVDGLADSLSAAGIPTFGPGKEAAQLEGSKAFTKEMCDRAGIPTAGYVRCTSLEQARQALSTFAPPYVLKADGLAAGKGVVIADSIDHAEEALEDMFGGKFGAAGAEVVIEEFMAGEEASFFAITDGETVVPFGTAQDHKRVGDGDTGPNTGGMGAYSPARVLTDGLVAETLERIIFPTVRQMRKDGHPYQGVLYAGLMLTDEGVKLVEYNARFGDPECQVLMMRLQSDLAEYMLACAKGTLGEMPEPEFSDDTAMTVVMCAKGYPGTPEKGGAIHLGHAEATGAKVFHAGTKLDGDQLVANGGRVLNVTALGNDTKAARDAAYAAVSAVEFPSGFYRSDIGWRELERE, encoded by the coding sequence ATGAATATCCTTGTCCTGGGTTCGGGCGGGCGCGAACATGCCCTGTGCTGGAAGCTGGCGCAATCCGCAGCCGTGGCCGAGCAGGGCGGAACGCTATACGTATCCCCGGGCAATCCGGGAATGGCCGAATGCGCGGAGCTGGTGAGCCTGGATGCGGGCGATCATGACGCAGTGATCGGCTTTGCCAAAGAGCACGACATCGGGCTTGTCGTAATCGGCCCCGAGGCGCCGCTTGTCGATGGGCTGGCGGACAGTTTGTCGGCAGCCGGCATCCCGACCTTCGGACCGGGCAAGGAAGCGGCCCAACTTGAAGGCTCCAAGGCCTTCACCAAGGAAATGTGCGACCGTGCGGGCATCCCGACAGCTGGCTATGTGCGTTGCACCTCGCTGGAACAGGCGCGCCAGGCGCTCAGCACGTTCGCACCGCCCTACGTGCTCAAAGCCGATGGGCTGGCTGCGGGCAAAGGCGTGGTCATCGCTGACAGCATCGACCATGCCGAAGAGGCGCTTGAGGACATGTTCGGCGGAAAATTCGGTGCCGCGGGCGCTGAAGTCGTGATCGAGGAATTCATGGCAGGCGAGGAAGCCAGCTTCTTTGCCATCACCGATGGTGAAACTGTCGTCCCTTTCGGCACCGCGCAGGATCACAAGCGCGTGGGCGATGGCGATACCGGCCCCAACACCGGCGGCATGGGTGCCTACAGTCCGGCCCGCGTGCTGACCGATGGACTGGTCGCCGAAACGCTCGAGCGCATCATTTTCCCCACCGTGCGGCAGATGCGCAAAGACGGTCATCCCTATCAGGGCGTTCTCTATGCAGGCCTCATGCTGACCGATGAGGGCGTGAAGCTGGTCGAATACAACGCCCGCTTCGGGGATCCTGAATGCCAGGTGCTGATGATGCGGCTGCAGAGCGATCTCGCCGAATACATGCTCGCCTGCGCCAAGGGGACCCTCGGCGAGATGCCGGAGCCGGAATTCAGCGACGACACAGCCATGACCGTGGTGATGTGCGCAAAGGGCTATCCCGGCACGCCAGAGAAAGGCGGAGCGATCCATCTCGGCCATGCCGAAGCCACCGGAGCAAAGGTCTTTCACGCGGGCACGAAGCTCGATGGCGACCAGCTCGTCGCGAATGGCGGTCGGGTGCTGAATGTCACCGCGCTGGGCAATGACACGAAAGCCGCTCGTGATGCCGCCTACGCGGCGGTTTCAGCCGTTGAGTTTCCGAGTGGTTTTTACCGCAGCGATATCGGCTGGCGGGAGCTGGAGCGAGAGTAG
- a CDS encoding adenosine kinase → MTEPRYDVIAIGNAVVDVIASCSDELIEELGLNRGGMTLIDADGATSLYAAMGQAREVSGGSAANTLAGASMLGLQCAFVGQVCDDQLGEVFTHDMRATGIDFDTPPLPKGSPPTGRCLIFVTPDGERTMNTFLGAGQSLPAEALDEELIASGAILYLEGYLWDPEEPRKAMRRAIDVAKAAGRKVAFTASESFVIDRHGDDFRQMIDDGVIDILFVNEHELATLTGEEDFDAGIAAVQDMVPVLVATRSAKGAICVANGERFETAAEPINKVVDTTGAGDQFAAGFLSGHAKGEPIDACLKRGAVAAAEVISHYGPRPEVDMKALMAEKLG, encoded by the coding sequence ATGACCGAACCCCGTTACGACGTTATCGCCATCGGCAATGCCGTGGTGGACGTGATCGCATCGTGCAGCGATGAATTGATTGAGGAGCTGGGCCTCAATCGCGGCGGCATGACGCTGATCGACGCCGATGGGGCAACTTCGCTCTATGCCGCGATGGGCCAGGCGCGCGAAGTATCGGGCGGTTCGGCAGCGAACACCTTGGCAGGTGCCAGCATGCTCGGCCTGCAGTGCGCCTTCGTTGGCCAGGTGTGTGACGATCAGCTGGGCGAAGTCTTCACCCATGACATGCGCGCGACCGGCATCGATTTCGACACGCCGCCGCTCCCGAAAGGCTCCCCTCCGACCGGCCGCTGCCTGATTTTCGTGACTCCCGATGGCGAGCGCACGATGAACACCTTCCTTGGTGCGGGCCAGTCGCTGCCAGCAGAGGCGCTCGACGAAGAGCTGATCGCCAGCGGCGCGATCCTCTATCTCGAAGGCTATCTCTGGGATCCGGAAGAGCCGCGCAAGGCCATGCGCCGCGCCATCGATGTGGCCAAGGCTGCGGGCCGCAAGGTCGCCTTCACCGCCAGCGAAAGCTTCGTGATCGACCGCCACGGCGATGATTTCCGCCAGATGATCGATGATGGCGTGATCGATATCCTTTTCGTCAACGAGCATGAACTCGCCACGCTGACAGGCGAGGAAGACTTCGACGCCGGTATCGCCGCCGTGCAGGATATGGTGCCCGTCCTCGTCGCCACCCGCAGCGCCAAGGGCGCGATCTGCGTTGCGAATGGAGAGCGCTTTGAAACAGCGGCAGAGCCGATCAACAAGGTCGTCGATACAACCGGCGCGGGCGACCAGTTCGCCGCAGGCTTCCTCTCAGGCCACGCCAAGGGCGAACCGATCGATGCCTGCCTGAAGCGCGGCGCTGTGGCTGCCGCCGAAGTGATCAGCCACTACGGCCCGCGTCCGGAAGTCGATATGAAAGCGCTGATGGCGGAGAAGCTGGGCTAG
- the sufB gene encoding Fe-S cluster assembly protein SufB, with amino-acid sequence MTDDVKVQDRSEMDAEAKEAAAKAAEYEHGWSSDIETEFAEKGLTEDTVRFISAKKNEPEWMLEWRLKAFRLWQTMAEPDWGKLGYPEIDYQDAYYFAEPKKKPKLESLDELDPEIKAVYDKLGIPIAEQEVLAGVEGARKVAVDAVFDSVSVATTFREELKKAGVIFLSISEAIREYPELVKKWLGKVVPQKDNFFATLNCAVFSDGTFVYIPEGVRCPMELSTYFRINAENTGQFERTLIVAEKGSYVSYLEGCTAPMRDENQLHAAVVELVAMEDAEIKYSTVQNWYPGNSEGVGGIYNFVTKRGLCQGARSKISWTQVETGSAVTWKYPSCVLNGKDSVGEFYSVAVTNNHQQADTGTKMIHNASGTRSTIISKGISAGKSNNTYRGKVAIAANAENCRNFTECDSLLLGSECGAHTVPYIEVRNPTAQIEHEATTSKISDDQLFYAMQRGLDEEEAVALIVNGFAKDVLKELPMEFAVEAQKLLAISLEGSVG; translated from the coding sequence ATGACTGATGATGTGAAAGTCCAAGACCGATCCGAAATGGATGCCGAAGCCAAAGAGGCCGCTGCGAAAGCGGCTGAATATGAGCATGGCTGGTCTTCGGACATCGAAACCGAATTTGCCGAAAAAGGCCTCACCGAAGATACGGTGCGCTTTATTTCGGCCAAGAAGAATGAGCCTGAATGGATGCTCGAATGGCGGCTGAAGGCCTTCCGCCTGTGGCAGACCATGGCAGAGCCCGACTGGGGCAAGCTCGGCTATCCCGAGATCGATTACCAGGATGCCTATTATTTCGCCGAGCCGAAGAAGAAGCCCAAGCTGGAATCGCTCGATGAACTCGATCCCGAGATCAAGGCGGTTTACGACAAGCTAGGCATTCCGATTGCCGAGCAGGAAGTGCTCGCCGGCGTCGAAGGTGCGCGTAAGGTTGCCGTCGATGCGGTGTTCGACAGTGTTTCGGTCGCCACCACTTTCCGCGAGGAATTGAAGAAGGCAGGCGTTATCTTCCTGTCGATCTCGGAAGCGATCAGGGAATATCCGGAGCTGGTGAAGAAGTGGCTCGGCAAGGTCGTGCCGCAGAAAGATAACTTCTTCGCGACGCTCAACTGCGCGGTCTTCTCGGACGGCACCTTTGTCTACATTCCCGAGGGCGTCCGCTGCCCGATGGAACTCAGCACCTATTTCCGCATCAATGCCGAGAATACAGGGCAGTTCGAACGCACGCTGATCGTCGCCGAGAAGGGGTCTTACGTCTCCTATCTCGAAGGCTGCACCGCGCCCATGCGTGACGAGAACCAGCTTCACGCTGCCGTGGTCGAGCTGGTCGCGATGGAAGATGCCGAGATCAAATATTCGACCGTCCAGAACTGGTATCCTGGCAACAGCGAAGGCGTGGGCGGGATCTACAATTTCGTGACCAAGCGCGGCCTGTGTCAAGGCGCTCGCTCGAAGATCAGCTGGACGCAGGTGGAAACAGGCTCTGCGGTGACGTGGAAGTATCCGTCATGTGTGCTCAACGGGAAGGATTCGGTGGGCGAATTTTATTCGGTCGCCGTGACGAACAATCACCAGCAGGCCGATACCGGCACGAAGATGATCCACAATGCGAGCGGCACCCGCTCCACGATCATCTCCAAAGGTATCTCTGCGGGCAAAAGCAACAACACCTATCGCGGCAAAGTGGCGATTGCCGCTAATGCCGAAAATTGCCGCAATTTCACCGAGTGCGACAGCCTGCTGCTCGGCAGCGAATGCGGCGCACACACGGTGCCCTATATCGAAGTGCGCAACCCCACCGCGCAGATCGAGCATGAAGCGACCACCAGCAAAATCTCCGACGACCAGCTGTTCTACGCCATGCAACGAGGGCTGGACGAGGAAGAGGCCGTGGCGCTGATCGTCAACGGCTTTGCCAAGGACGTGCTGAAAGAGCTGCCAATGGAGTTCGCCGTCGAAGCGCAGAAACTGCTGGCGATTTCGCTTGAGGGGAGTGTGGGATGA